In one Pyxidicoccus xibeiensis genomic region, the following are encoded:
- a CDS encoding DUF3618 domain-containing protein, translated as MAASNGLPKAATPRSAAALRAEIERTRAELATSVSALREEVAVAADWRQWVRRHPHACVGAAFVVGFWLGSRR; from the coding sequence ATGGCCGCTAGCAATGGACTTCCCAAGGCCGCCACTCCCCGGAGCGCCGCCGCGCTGCGCGCGGAAATCGAGCGCACGCGCGCGGAGCTGGCCACGTCCGTCAGTGCCCTGCGCGAGGAGGTGGCGGTGGCCGCCGACTGGCGCCAGTGGGTGCGCCGCCATCCGCATGCGTGCGTCGGCGCCGCCTTCGTCGTGGGCTTCTGGCTGGGCTCGCGCCGCTAG